In one window of Gopherus evgoodei ecotype Sinaloan lineage chromosome 9, rGopEvg1_v1.p, whole genome shotgun sequence DNA:
- the LOC115658089 gene encoding LOW QUALITY PROTEIN: olfactory receptor 1009-like (The sequence of the model RefSeq protein was modified relative to this genomic sequence to represent the inferred CDS: inserted 1 base in 1 codon): protein MPMKNQTTMTEFIHLGHSSDSQLQIFIFSVFLVIYLITLSGNIMIMLVIRADSHLHTPMYFFLFHLSFVDICCSSVTVPNALRNFLAVHKTISVNGCIAQMFFILLSGGAEILILSAMAYDRYAAICDPLRYMERMSNGICVQLVSGAWAISFFHALLNTVFTFKLHFCGPNQINHFSCELPPLLQLFCTDTLTNQVVLLTSVLILGSSSFLLTLVSYIHIISTXLRIHSAEGGHKAFSTCSSHLIVVGLFYLTGFLQYTKSSSVSSVVLGEIFSIQYSVLTPMINPIIYSLKNKELKTGLGQMLGKLKFL, encoded by the exons ATgccaatgaaaaatcaaaccacaaTGACTGAATTTATTCATCTGGGACATTCCAGTGACTCACAGTTGCAGATTTTCATCTTCTCggtgtttttagttatttactTAATCACTCTGAGTGGTAACATAATGATCATGCTGGTGATAAGAGCTGATTCTCACCTTCACACCCCTATGTACTTCTTCCTattccatttatcctttgttgatatCTGCTGTTCCTCAGTCACGGTGCCTAATGCGCTGAGGAACTTTCTAGCAGTGCACAAAACTATTTCTGTCAATGGCTGCATTGCTCAGATGTTCTTCATCCTCCTCTCAGGTGGTGCTGAAATTCTCATTCTCTCAGCCATGGCTTATGACCGCTACGctgccatctgtgacccattgcgtTACATGGAGAGAATGAGCAACGGGATCTGTGTTCAGCTGGTGAGTGGGGCATGGGCAATAAGTTTCTTCCATGCCTTGCTTAACACTGTTTTTACCTTCAAGTTGCATTTCTGTGGGCCCAATCAAATCAATcatttcagctgtgagctccCTCCTCTATTACAACTTTTCTGCACTGACACCCTCACCAATCAAgtggtgcttcttacttctgtTCTGATCCTTGGATCAAGCTCTTTCCTTCTTACCCTGGTCTCCTACATTCACATCATCTCCA ACCTGAGGATACACTCTGCAGAGGGcgggcataaagccttctccacttgcAGCTCCCACCTGATTGTGGTTGGCTTATTTTACCTGACAGGTTTTCTCCAGTACACAAAATCCAGTTCAGTCTCTTCTGTGGTGCTGGGTGAAATATTCTCCATTCAATACAGCGTCTTGACCCCCATGATAAACCCTATTATCTACAGCTTGAAAAATAAGGAGTTGAAAACAGGTCTAGGGCAAATGTTGGGGAAATTGAAGTTTCTTTAG
- the LOC115657795 gene encoding olfactory receptor 5V1-like, with product MPVKNQTTETEFILLRLSSDPQMQIFLFSVFLVIYLITLGGNIVIMVVIKTDSHLHIPLYFFLFHLSFVDICYSSVTVPNVLRNFLAAHKTISVNGCIAQIFFILLSAGAESSILSAMAYDRYAAICDPLRYMERMSKGICVQLVSGAWITAFFYALLNIVFTLKLRFRGSNQIHHFSCELLPLLQLACTDTLTNQVVLLTSFLIFGSSSFLLMLISYIYIISTILRIRSAEGRGKAFSTYSSHLIVVGLLYFTAFFQYTKSSSVSSVVLDEIFSIQYSYSVLTPMLNPIIYSLKSKEVKTALRKMLRKL from the exons ATGCCAgtgaaaaatcaaaccacagaGACAGAATTTATTCTCCTGAGACTTTCCAGTGACCCTcagatgcagattttcctcttctcagtgtttttagttatttacctAATCACTCTGGGTGGCAATATCGTGATCATGGTGGTGATAAAAACTGATTCTCACCTTCACATCCCTTTGTACTTCTTCCttttccatttatcctttgttgatatCTGCTATTCTTCAGTCACAGTGCCTAACGTGCTGAGGAACTTCCTAGCAGCGCACAAAACTATTTCTGTCAATGGCTGCATTGCTCAGATATTCTTCATCCTCCTCTCAGCTGGTGCTGAAAGTTCCATTCTCTCAGCCATGGCTTATGACCGCTACGctgccatctgtgacccattgcgtTACATGGAGAGAATGAGCAAAGGGATCTGTGTTCAGCTGGTGAGTGGGGCATGGATCACAGCCTTCTTTTATGCCCTTCTTAACATTGTTTTTACTCTGAAGTTGCGTTTCCGTGGCTCCAACCAAATCCACcatttcagctgtgagctccTTCCTCTGTTACAGCTGGCCTGCACTGACACCCTCACCAATCAAGTGGTGCTTCTTACTTCTTTTCTGATATTTGGGTCAAGCTCCTTCCTCCTCATGCTGATCTCCTACAtttacatcatctccaccatcctgaggataCGTTCTGCAGAAGGCAGGGGTAAAGCTTTCTCCACCTACAGCTCCCACCTGATCGTGGTTGGTTTGTTGTATTTCACAGCTTTTTTCCAGTACACAAAATCCAGCTCAGTCTCTTCTGTGGTGCTGGATGAAATTTTCTCCATCCAGTACAGT TACAGTGTCTTgacccccatgttaaaccccatcatctacagcctgaaaagCAAGGAGGTGAAAACAGCTCTAAGGAAAATGTTGAGAAAATTATAG